Proteins encoded together in one Acanthopagrus latus isolate v.2019 chromosome 19, fAcaLat1.1, whole genome shotgun sequence window:
- the fam49bb gene encoding CYFIP-related Rac1 interactor B, producing MGNLLKVLTCTDLEQEPNFFLDFENAQPTDAEREVWDQVDVVLKDAKGILDELQAYKGAGQEIREAIQNPNDEALQEQAWAAVVPLVGKLKKFYQFSQRLEAALHSLLGALTSDTYDDTTQHLEREQALAKQFAEILHFTLRFDELKMTNPAIQNDFSYYRRTLSRMRINNVPAEGENEVNNELANRISLFYADATPMLKTLSDGTTKFVSENKNLPIENTTDCLSTMATVCKVMLETPEYRSRFTSEETVSFCLRVMVGVIILYDYVHPVGAFAKSSKIDMKGCIKVLKDQPPNSVDGLLNALRYTTKHLNDESTNKTIKSMLQS from the exons ATGGGGAACCTACTGAAAGTTCTGACTTGCACAGATTTGGAACAGGAGCCCAATTTTTTCCTCGATTTTGAAA ATGCCCAGCCCACAGATGCAGAGCGGGAGGTGTGGGATCAGGTGGACGTGGTGTTGAAGGACGCGAAGGGGATCCTGGACGAGCTGCAGGCATACAAGGGAGCGGGGCAGGAGATCAGAGAG gCGATCCAGAATCCAAACGATGAGGCGTTACAGGAGCAGGCGTGGGCGGCTGTGGTTCCCTTGGTGGGGAAACTGAAGAAGTTCTACCAGTTCTCTCAGAGATTAG AGGCAGCACTGCACAGCCTCCTGGGAGCTCTGACCAGCGATACTTACGACGACACCACTCAGCACCTGGAGCGGGAGCAGGCGCTGGCCAAGCAGTTTGCCGAGATCCTGCACTTCACACTGCGCTTTGATGAGCTTAAA atgacaAATCCTGCCATTCAGAATGATTTCAGCTACTACAGGAGAACCCTGAGCCGAATGCGAATCAACAACGTACCG gcGGAGGGTGAGAATGAAGTCAACAATGAACTGGCCAATCGGATATCTCTGTTCTACGCCGACGCCACGCCCATGTTGAAAACATTAAGTGATGGCACAACAAAGTTTGTGTCCGAG AACAAGAACCTTCCCATCGAGAACACGACAGACTGCTTAAGCACAATGGCGACTGTGTGTAAAGTCATGTTGGAAACACC GGAGTACCGCAGCCGATTCACCAGTGAGGAGACAGTGTCTTTCTGCCTGCGGGTGATGGTCGGAGTCATCATCCTGTACGACTACGTCCATCCTGTTGGAGCCTTCGCAAAGTCGTCCAAAATCGAC ATGAAAGGCTGCATCAAAGTCCTCAAAGATCAACCACCGAATAGTGTAGACGGCCTTCTCAACGCTCTCAG GTACACAACTAAGCATCTGAATGATGAATCAACCAACAAGACTATCAAGAGCAtgctgcagagctga